Proteins from one Monodelphis domestica isolate mMonDom1 chromosome 6, mMonDom1.pri, whole genome shotgun sequence genomic window:
- the GRSF1 gene encoding G-rich sequence factor 1, with amino-acid sequence MAVYARARAPLSCSLQLPPGPAAHVPGAPCPALDSVPSQFPLPPLEPAPAPPPMAGTRWVLGALLRGCGCNCSSCRRTGAACLPLYTAAGAFPAGVSGRRRLLLLLGAAAAAAAQTRSLQAGRLVGPPPSPAAATSGPVAAAAASFQALRGPLLSSAVPVAAPSVGRGYSQDSNTYLEELPPLPEYDLTSSKLGEEEEDDVYLIRAQGLPWSCTVEDVLKFFFDCRIRNGENGIHFLLNRDGKRRGDALVEMESEQDVKKALEKHHLYMGQRYVEVYEINNEDVDALMKSLQAKSNPAVNDGVVRLRGLPYSCNEKDIVDFFAGLNIIDITFVMDHRGRKKTGEAYVQFEEPEMANQALLKHKEEIGNRYIEIFPSRRNEVRTHVGSHKGKKVAPSLLKGGPEPGPSLDEHDRSEELRAMMTFESEKEGELHKEAPEKSAEAADFGTMPSLHFVHMRGLPFQANAQDIVNFFAPLKPVRITMEYSSSGKATGEADVHFETHEDAVAAMGKDRSHVQHRYIELFLNSCPKGK; translated from the exons ATGGCGGTatacgcgcgcgcgcgcgcgccgCTCAGTTGCTCGCTCCAACTACCCCCGGGCCCCGCAGCGCATGTGCCTGGCGCCCCCTGCCCGGCCCTGGATTCCGTTCCCTCGCAGTTCCCGCTGCCGCCCCTGGAACCTGCACCGGCCCCGCCGCCCATGGCTGGGACGCGTTGGGTGCTCGGGGCCCTGCTCCGGGGCTGCGGCTGTAACTGCAGCAGCTGCCGGCGCACGGGGGCCGCCTGCCTGCCGCTCTACACGGCCGCAGGCGCCTTCCCCGCAGGCGTGTCGGGCCGCCGccgcctgctgctgctgcttgggGCGGCCGCTGCCGCCGCTGCTCAAACGCGGAGTCTGCAGGCCGGCCGCCTGGTGGGCCCGCCGCCTTCCCCGGCCGCAGCTACTTCTGGTCCCGTGGCCGCGGCCGCCGCCTCCTTCCAGGCCCTGCGCGGGCCTCTGCTGTCTTCGGCCGTCCCCGTTGCCGCGCCCTCGGTGGGCCGCGGCTACAGCCAG GATTCTAATACCTATCTAGAAGAACTCCCGCCACTCCCTGAGTATGACCTGACTTCATCTAAgttaggagaagaggaagaggatgatgTATATCTCATTCGGGCCCAAGGACTGCCTTGGTCCTGCACTGTGGAAGATGTGCTTAAGTTTTTCTTTG ACTGTCGAATCCGAAATGGTGAGAATGGGATACATTTCCTCTTAAATAGAGATGGGAAACGCAGGGGAGATGCATTAGTTGAAATGGAGTCAGAGCAGGATGTAAAGAAGGCCTTAGAAAAACATCACCTCTACATGGGTCAACGCTACGTAGAAG TTTATGAAATAAACAATGAAGACGTGGATGCTTTAATGAAGAGCTTGCAGGCCAAATCAAACCCTGCGGTAAATGATGGAGTGGTTCGTTTGAGAGGACTTCCTTATAGCTGCAACGAGAAGGACATCGTGGATTTCTTTGCAG GTCTGAATATAATTGACATAACATTTGTCATGGACCACcgagggagaaagaaaacaggGGAAGCCTATGTGCAGTTTGAAGAACCAGAAATGGCTAACCAAGCTCTGCTGAAACATAAGGAAGAAATTGGGAATCG GTATATAGAAATCTTCCCGAGCCGAAGGAATGAAGTTCGAACACATGTTGGGTCTCACAAGGGGAAGAAAGTGGCGCCTTCTCTGCTCAAGGGTGGGCCTGAGCCTGGCCCGAGCTTGGACGAGCACGACAGGAGTGAGGAGCTCCGCGCAATGATGACCTTTGAAAGTGAAAAGGAAGGGG AATTACACAAGGAGGCCCCGGAGAAGAGCGCGGAGGCCGCGGACTTCGGAACCATGCCTTCTCTGCATTTCGTTCACATGAGAGGACTGCCTTTCCAAGCGAATGCTCAAGACATTGTCAAC TTTTTTGCTCCTCTGAAGCCCGTTCGGATCACCATGGAATACAGCTCTAGTGGGAAGGCCACCGGGGAGGCTGATGTGCACTTTGAGACCCACGAGGATGCCGTGGCGGCGATGGGCAAGGACCGCTCCCACGTGC